DNA sequence from the Prochlorothrix hollandica PCC 9006 = CALU 1027 genome:
AGCTATCAAAATCATAAAACCCGGCCACATGACCGGGTAACATGCCGGAATAGGGGGTATGGGTTTGATCGGTGATCAGGGTCAGACGAACCCCCGGCAATGGGTTCATGCCCCAGAGTTTCAGGACAATGGCATGGCTATGGCCTCCTCCCACCAGCACCAGCTCTTGGTGGGGTTCGGGGGAGAGGGGAGCGGTCTGGCCTTGAACCCAGGATTTGACGGAATGCCCCAGGGTACGGACGGGATGGGACCAAGGATCGCGCTTCACGGGCTTAAAAATTAAGGGATATCAACTTCAGCCAGGACAGTGGGGCGATCCGCGCCCGACTGTCTCGTTAATCTTGTCCCGCTTGAAGCGGGAACCCAACTTAAGGGTTGGGCGAATAACAAACGGGGGTTTATTGGGAGCCTCCCCGTTTGGCAACTTGTTCTTCCCTCATCCCCCAGCCCCTTCTCCCAGGGCGGGAGCAGGGGAGCCAGACCGTTCAAGTCCCTATCCCGTTCTGGAAGAGGGATTTAGGGTGAGGGCCGCCACAGCGAGATGTACCCGGTTTATTGAACCGCGTTGACAATCTCGGCAATTTCCTGTTGTTCCAGGGGAGTGGTTTCTGGCAGCATTTGGCGCACGTCCGTAATCAGCCAATCGAGGGCTGCTGCTTGCATATCAATGGCGGTGCCAGTTTTATCGACGCAATAGCGACCAAACACCAACTTATCCACCAACCGCACATCGGGACCCAAACGGGAGTATTCAAAAATAACGCTATTTTCCACCAGGGCACCGCTACAAATGCGGCAGTTGGGACCAATCATGGACGGCCCAATAATGGTGGCCCCATCTTCAATGCAGGTCATGCCGCCAATGTAAACCGGTCCCTGGAAGTTGACCTTATCCCAATTGACCGACACATTCAGCCCCGTATAGATGCCGGGACGCACCTCTTTGCCGGGAATGGACACATTGCGTACCTTGCCTGACAGCACATCCCGCACGGCGTTCCAGTAGTCTGGCACCTTGCCAATGTCCACCCACTCAAATTCCATGGGAATGGCATAGAACGGGGCATCCATGGCCACCAACTGGGGGAACAAGTCGCCGCCAATGTCATAGACCTGGCCGGAGGGGATATAGTCGAGAATCTCCGGCTCGAAGATGTAAATACCGGTGTTGATGGTGGTGCTGAGGGCTGCTTCTACGGTGGGTTTTTCCTGGAAGGCTTTGATGCGGCCTTCCTCATCGGTCACCACGACTCCATAACTGGGCACTTCTTCGAGGGGAACGGTTTTGGTGATAATGGTGGCGATCGCCCCCTTCTCCCGATGCCACTGC
Encoded proteins:
- a CDS encoding sugar phosphate nucleotidyltransferase; its protein translation is MKAMILAAGKGTRVRPITYTIPKPMIPILEKPVMEFLLELLRRHGFTEIMVNVSHLANEIENYFRDGQRFGVQLGYSFEGRIVDGNLIGEALGSAGGMRRIQDFNPFFDETFVVLCGDGLIDLDLSVAVQWHREKGAIATIITKTVPLEEVPSYGVVVTDEEGRIKAFQEKPTVEAALSTTINTGIYIFEPEILDYIPSGQVYDIGGDLFPQLVAMDAPFYAIPMEFEWVDIGKVPDYWNAVRDVLSGKVRNVSIPGKEVRPGIYTGLNVSVNWDKVNFQGPVYIGGMTCIEDGATIIGPSMIGPNCRICSGALVENSVIFEYSRLGPDVRLVDKLVFGRYCVDKTGTAIDMQAAALDWLITDVRQMLPETTPLEQQEIAEIVNAVQ